One genomic region from Phocoena sinus isolate mPhoSin1 chromosome 3, mPhoSin1.pri, whole genome shotgun sequence encodes:
- the LOC116750810 gene encoding zinc finger protein 300-like isoform X2, which produces MLENYSHLVSVGYPVSKPGVISKLEQGEEPWIMKRDISNWIYPDRETRLDTHHLDTLGDVYFPKDILESVTRDHSLYSILKVWQGDQLERDQENQDRLLRQVTIINNKTVIEESNYTYNAFGKIFHNCTDLDTSRQRLYKCDSFEKSLEPTVNLFSCNRGFARKNTDENFGCGRTPSSSYSKHEKIHNRVKHCTGSQYEKIISDKQSLIQYVNVETGEKICVCTECGKSFLKKSQLIIHQRIHTGEKPYGCSACGKAFSEKSHLIVHQRTHTGEKPYECSECGKAFSQKSSLIIHQRVHSGEKPYECSDCGKAFSQKSPLIIHQRIHTGEKPYKCNQCRKAFSQKSQLIIHHRAHTGEKPYECTECGKAFCEKSHLIIHKRIHTGEKPYKCAQCEEAFSRKSELIIHQIIHTGEKPYECTACGKTFSRKSQLIIHQRTHTGEKPYKCSECGKAFCQQSHLIGHQRIHTGEKPYVCTECGKAFSQKSHLPGHQRIHTGEKPYICVECGKAFSQKSDLVVHQRIHTGEKPYQCAVCGKAFIQKSQLTVHQRIHIVVKS; this is translated from the coding sequence aCAGGGAGACTAGACTTGACACACATCATTTGGATACACTTGGAGATGTTTACTTTCCTAAGGACATACTGGAAAGTGTCACAAGGGATCATTCATTGTACTCCATTTTAAAGGTCTGGCAAGGCGACCAGCTGGAGAGAGATCAGGAAAATCAAGACAGACTTCTCAGGCAAGTCACAATCATCAACAACAAAACAGTTATTGAAGAGTCAAACTATACATATAAtgcatttggaaaaatatttcataactgCACAGACCTAGATACTTCAAGACAAAGACTGTATAAGTGTGATTCATTTGAAAAGAGCTTGGAACCTACTGTAAACCTATTCAGTTGTAATAGGGGTTTTGCAAGAAAAAACACAGATGAGAATTTTGGATGTGGGAGAACACCTAGTTCTTCCTATTCTAAGCATGAAAAAATTCATAATAGAGTGAAACACTGTACAGGTAGTCAGTATGAAAAAATCATCAGCGATAAACAATCTCTTATTCAATATGTGAATGTTGAAACTGGGGAGAAGATCTGTGTATGTACTgaatgtggaaaatcttttctcaAGAAGTCACAGCTCATTATACATcaaagaattcatactggagagaaaccttacggTTGTAGTGcttgtgggaaagccttcagtgaGAAATCACATCTCATTGTACATCAGAGGACACATACCGGAGAGAAACCTTACGAATGTtctgaatgtggaaaagccttctcTCAAAAATCATCCCTCATTATCCATCAGAGAGTTCATTCTGGTGAAAAACCATATGAATGTAGTGACTGTGGGAAAGCTTTCTCCCAGAAATCACCCCTCATTATACATCAGAGAATACATACTGGTGAAAAGCCATATAAATGTAATCAGTGTAGGAAGGCCTTCTCCCAGAAGTCACAGCTGATTATACATCATAGAGctcatactggagagaagccctatgagtgtactgaatgtgggaaagccttctgTGAGAAGTCCCACCTCATCATACATAAAAGAATTCACACAGGGGAGAAACCCTACAAATGTGCTCAGTGTGAGGAAGCCTTCAGCAGAAAGTCAGAACTCATTATACATCAGATAATTCATACTGgggagaaaccttatgaatgtacTGCATGTGGGAAGACCTTCTCCCGGAAGTCACAGCTTATTATACATCAGAGAACGCATACTGGAGAAAAGCCCTAtaaatgcagtgaatgtggaaaagccttctgTCAGCAGTCACATCTCATTGGACATCAGAGGAttcacacaggagaaaaaccTTACGTTTGtactgaatgtgggaaagccttctctCAAAAGTCTCACCTCCCAGGGCATCAGCGGattcatacaggagagaaaccttataTATGTgttgaatgtggaaaagccttttcTCAGAAGTCAGACCTTGTtgtacatcagagaattcatactggggaGAAACCTTATCAATGTGCTGtatgtggaaaagccttcatcCAGAAATCACAACTCACtgtacatcagagaattcatataGTGGTGAAATCATAA